GGCAAAAAATGCACTGGTCGAAATAATAGAAAACCACAGTCAAATTAATATAACTATTATAGATGATGGTATTGGCTTTGATACTAAGCTTTTAGATAACCTATTTGGGCATTATGGCATACTCGGAATCTCCGAGCGGGTAAGAAATATGAACGGAAAGATTGAAATAAAAAGTGATCGGAAATCTGGTACCAAGCTAAAAATCATAATTCCAATTAGGAAAGGAATCAACAACGTAAATGAATAAGAGAAGAATATTGGTAGTCGATGACCATTTGGTAGTTAGAGAAGGGTTAAAGCTTATTTTTGAAACAGAGTCAAATTTCGAGGTAGTGGGCGAAGCAGACAATGGAGATGAAGCATTAGAATTAGCAGAACAGTTAAAACCGGATGTGATTTTATTGGATTTAAAAATGCCAAATGTGAGTGGGATTGATGTAATAAAAGCTTTGAACGAAAAAAATAATTCAGTGCCAATTATTATCTTAACAACTATCAATGATGATAGGTCAATTCTGGAGGGTCTCTCTTTAGGGGCAAAGGGGTATTTGCTTAAGGATACTACCCGTGAAGAACTGATTAGAACAGTTGAATCTGCCATAAGAGGAGAGCTGCTTCTTCAACCAGAAATAAGTAAGGGGCTCTTTAAACCTAAAAAAGAACTTCGTCAAAGCAATCATTCATTTAATTCAGCAATTTCCGAAAGAGAATTGTTTGTTTTACAAGCTATTGCAAGGGGCTGCACTAGTAAGGAAATAGCCCTTGACATGGGTATAGCTGAAAGAACTGTTAAAGCTCATTTAACCAATATATACAGTAAGCTCAAAGTGGATTCCAGGTCTCAAGCTGTGGCAGTAGCCATTGAGCAAGGAATTATCCATATTCAAAAATAGCCATGCTTTTTAATATTATGCAGTTTTATAAATTCTTTAATCTAAAAGATACAACCGTGGATTAGGTTTGATTAATCCTCGGTTGTTTTTTTGCCTAAACGTACATGGATTACTGCCCTAAAGTACAATTGTTATTGTTTTTGAATCCCTATACCATAAAACTAAGCCCTTTAGCAACGAAATATGAAGAATGTATAGACCAAAATACTAACAAATAAACAGGAGGATAAATTTTCATGCTATCTAAACAGAAGTTAATACCCATCTTAGTGGTGGCAGTTCTTTTAATTATTGGCACCGCTATAGTTAAAGACAAGGATTCTGGCACAATTATGGCAGCTTCTCCCAATAAGGTTTCCGTTAAGGCATATCAGGTTAATTTTATTGAAAAAAATTCAACGAATACATATAAGGCTTCATTAGAAGCAACTGAAGAGGGAACTGTAAGCAGCAAAGTGTCCGGGAAAGTTATCCAAGTCATGTTTGAAAATGGTCAAGTAGTATCCCAAGGTGCTCCGCTTGTTAAACTAGATGATCAGGATATTTTAAATAACATTGCTTCGTCGGAAAGTAAATTAAAATCTCTGCAAATTAATTTGGAAAAAAACCAATTGAATCTCGAAAATGCTCAGCGTTCTTACGAGAGAACGAAGTACCTGTTTGACCAGGGGGCGGTTCCTAAGGTTGATTTAGAAGCTGCTGAAACATCTTTAAAAAGTGCGCAAATTGATTTAGAATCCACCAAAGCGAACATTAATTCTGCCCAGATAGATTTGAACAATCTTAAAAATTCACTTGACAATACAACCATTACCGCCCCAGTTTCAGGAGTAATGGATGGTAAAAGTGTGGAGTTGGGGCTATTTGCTAATGTTGGCGCTACTTTTGGAAAAGTTAAGAATATATCCCCTATCAATGCTGTAATTGAGGTGGGTCAAGACGATTTGAGTTCGGTTAAGGTTGGGCAGGCTGCCAAAGTTAAAGTTGGAACAAAGGAATACGATGGAGCTGTTAAAACCATTGAAGCATCTGCTGATCCCAATGCAAGGGTTTTTAAATGTAAAATTGAGGTTCCTAATCAAGAGCAATCTTTAAAACCCGGTATGTATGCTAATGTAGACATTATCAGTAACCAGAAAGCAGAAATGCTTGTAGTACCCACTGATGCTTTAGGTGGGACCCCAGGTAATTATTCAGTTTTCGTCAACGAGGATGGGATTGCACGTAAACACGCTGTAAGTATCGGAGAAATTGCCGAAGGCTATGTTGAAATTAAAAGTGGTCTCTCCAAAGGGGATAACGTCATCATTACCAATGTAAATACGCTGCAAGATGGTGATGAGGTTACCGTCGTTAAAGAATAGGGGGAGGCAACTATGTTTATTTCAAATCTAAGCATTAAACGGCCCGTACTTTCCATTGTGGTAGTTATTGCCCTGCTTGCGGTCGGTGCGGTCAGTTATTTCGGATTAGCTATTGAGCAATATCCAGAAACCGATACTCCTGTGGCAGCAATCTCCATCACTCAACCAGGAGCTTCAGCCGAATCAATCGAAACGGAAATAACGAAAAAAGTAGAGGACACTGTCGGCCAGATTTCCGGAGTGAAACACGTCAGTTCCACTGTTTCCGAAGGAGTTTCTCAGACGGTGGTCCAATTTAACAATGAGAAGTCAACAGATGAGGCAGCTCAGGAAGTCAAGGACAAAATCAGCAGTATCAGGGGTTTTTTGCCGCAGGATATAAATGAACCGGTCATCCAAAAATTTGATTTTAGTTCACAGCCCATTCTATCTCTTGTGGTCACTGGACCTCTTTCCGGTAGAAATATGTCTCAGTTCGTGGAAGATGAAATTGTGAAAAAATTGAATACCGTAAAAGGCGTAGGCTCAGTAACAACCTACGGCGAGCAGGATCGGGAAATTCATATCAAGCTCGATAAAGAGAAAATGACAGCACTCAATCTGACAACTTCGGAAATCCTAAGCAGCCTGCAAAGTGATAACATTAAAGCCTCAAGCGGAAATCTAACCAATGGGGATAAGGACGTTTCCATCCAGACTGACAGTAAGATAAAAGAGGTCAGTGATTTTCTGGATGTATTAGTGGCCAGCCATAACGGGGTAGAAATACGCATAAAAGACATTGCCCAGGTAGAAGACGGTGTTAAAGCTAGAAGCAGCATAGCCTATTATAATGGCTCCGAAGCCATTAGTATCGATATTGTTAAGCAATCAGGGCAAAATACAACACAGGTAGCCAAGGATGTTAAAAAAGAGATAAGTCAAATACAGGCCTCCCTGAAAAATGGTGTACAAATCTATATTGTGGATGACAATTCCTTGACCATCCAAGACTCCGTGAATGAAGTGCAGAAAACCATACTTGAAGGATGTGCACTGGCAGTTATCATTGTTTTCTTATTCCTTCGAAATTGGGGAAGTACACTAATCAGCGCAGTTTCCCTGCCGACATCGATCATCACAACCTTTGCAGCCATGAAAGTAATGGGTATCTCACTCAATACCATGTCGTTAATGGGCTTATCCCTGGCAGTGGGCTTGCTCGTAGATGATTCAATTGTTGTCATAGAAAATATAATGCGTCACTTAAACATGGGGAAATCAGCGATTCAGGCCGCAAAAGAGGGTACTGCTGAGATCGGTCTTGCGGTTATGGCGACGACCTTTACAATTGTTGCGGTGTTTCTGCCTATTTCTTTAGTCACAGGAATGATCGGACCCTACTTTAAACAGTTCGGCATGACGGTTGCATCCAGTGTCTTGGTTTCCCTGTTTGTTTCCTTTACACTGGTGCCCATGTTATCATCCAAATATCTCAAAAGAGAATCTGAGGAGCTCAAAGCCCCCAAAGGGATACTTCAGCGCTTTCTGTTATGGTTCAATCACCAGTTTGACAAATTATCTAGGGTATATTCCGGTATTTTAACTGTGGCCTTACGACACAGGGTAAAAACCATGACCATTGTTTTCATCCTGTTCTTTGCTAGTTTGGGTCTTTTTTCGGCAATCGGAACAACCTTTGTCGAGACCACAGATAACGCAAAGATTACTATTGAAGCAGTACCGGATAGCGGCACAACCCTGGAAAGTGCCGCTAAAACGGCCAAACAAATGGAGTCGATTCTCAAAACTTATCCTGAAGTCAAGAACCTGTACACTACAATAACAGCAGGTAAAATTAATATTGTCGCAAATGTACCGGAGCGAAATAAAAGAACTGAGAGCTTAAGCTCCATTGGCAATCGGATGCGTACCCGTCTGCAGGAGGTTTCCGGTGTAAGCATTGCCTTAACTACCGGTTTAAATCAATTATCAGGAAAGGACATACAACTGCATTTTACCGGCAATGACTTTAACCAGCTGCTTAATTTTTCACAGAATGCAGAAAAAATCATAAAACAAATTCCCGGAACTGTTGATGTGAGCATGAATTATAAGGCTGGAAAACCAGAAGTCAAACTTGAGGTCGACCGCGACCGGGCAGCCGATTTAGGAGTAAGCCCTACTGTTGTGGCCAGCACCTTGAGCACTCTGTTCAACGGCTCAGTGGCAACGCATTTTGAAACGGGTCAAGATCGCTACGATGTAAAAGTTTTGCTGCAGGATGAGCAAAGGCAAGACTTTGATAGCTTGAAAGGAATCTATGTACCGGGGACTAACGGCCGGGCGGTACCTCTCGATCAGGTCACCAAACAAGTCTTAACAACCAGCCCGACTACGATTCAGCGCTATGATAAAGCCAGAGAGATTCAGTTGTCGGCAAATCTCGTTGGTATCGCAACCACTGATTTTAATAAAATTTTTGCTGATAAGTTAGCCAATGAATTAAAGATGCCGGTGGGAGTTAGCCAAACCACTGCCGGAAGTGAAGAAATGATGGCAGAAAGTATCGTGAGCCTGGGCACCGCATTTTCAATGGGAATTCTATTTATATTCCTGATTCTAGCTGCGCAGTTTGAAAGTTTTATGGATCCCATGGCGATTATATTCTCCTTGCCCTTCGCCATTATCGGGGCGGTACTGGCGTTATTCCTATCAGGCAGCCAATTTAGTATGATGGCGTTTATCGGAGTTATTATGCTTATGGGATTAGTTACGAAGAATGCGATCCTCTTGATCGACTTTGCCAAACAAAAGCGGGCACAGGGCACAGAGCGCAATACAGCTTTACTTGAAGCAGCCGCTACACGCCTTAGACCTATTATTATGACGACCTTGGCGATGATTTTCGGGATGCTTCCCACAGCACTATCTACGGGGACCGGGGCAGAATCACGTGTGCCAATGGCCTATACGATCATAGGCGGTTTGATCTCTTCGACCTTCTTAACCCTGGTAGCAGTTCCGGTGATTTATACCCTATTGGATGATCTAAAGGGATTTGTTAAGAAGATATTTACTATGGAGTTTTTTCGAGGAAACCGTAAGAAGTTAGAAACTTAATCCGATAATCACTATATGAGCAGTTCCTCATGCAGAGTATGTTTATGGATGCCAATTTGGCTGAGGACTGGCCTCAGGATATTGAATATCTATGGTTGTATGAAAGCAGCCCAATAGAGGAGGTTGTCGATATCGAGGCCGGCGAATCCTGGGATATCCCTGTGGAAGAGGTTCATGGGGCAGATAAATAAATGAGGGGATTGAAAATTCGGCGGTTTTGAGATCTGGCTAATCTAGATTAGTCATCTCAAAACCGCCGAATTTTTAAACTGGAGGATGTATAGAGGTCTGTTGACGTTTTTTCGTTTTTGTTTCTTTAGAGGTTGACTTGGAGTCAACTCCAGGTGTTACGATATCGTATACGAGGAGGTGAAGCACATGACCATTGCAGAAGTAAGTGAAAAATATGCTGTTTCCCAGGATACACTCCGTTACTATGAACGCATAGGGTTGATTCCCCGTGTGAATCGAAATAAAAGTGGAATTAGGGATTATTCGGAAGATGACTGTAATTGGGTCCAATTTATTTATTCTTGGGGCACAGGAGGCGGGCCATCAGACAGAAAAAGTTTTTTTGAGGGATAAAAAGGTTGGCTACTGCACAGGGTGTGAGTCATGCTATAGCAGCCATAAGTGTGTTCAGAAGGATGACATGGCGGAAATTTTGGGAAAAATACTTGCCTTCGATGTGATCGTCATGGCAACACCGGTTTACTTCTATACTATGGACGCTCAGATAAAAACACTGATTGATCGGACGGTTCCCAGATATTCAGAAATCATCGGTAAGGAATTCTATTTCATAGTTACCGCTGCTGATACCAGTAAAGAGTCTATGGAAAGAACAATTGACGGCTTTCGTGGATTTACGATCTGTCTGAACGGTGCCCAAGAAAAGGGTGTCGTCTACGGTGTCGGCGCATGGCGCAAGGGTGATATTATGGGAAGTCCCGCCATGAAAGAGGCATATGAAATGGGGAAAAATGTTTAACGGAGTCGGTAGCGTTGATGATCGGTTTGTCAGAATGGCAAAGGCCATGGAAGTATCATGCTTGCAGCTATTGAACGCGGCCTTGCGACAATGCCTGCAGTGACTTTAGTTCACTACCCAGAGATCTTGCACAACAAGCTTAACTGGCTTGCTTGTGTATAAGTCGGCGATGCTGACTGTTAGTTGGATTGCAGTCGTATCCGTCGCGATTTTGCAGTAATTCTTGCGTCTGTTTTTATGTGGTAAACACGGAATGTTTTAATTAATTAGGATTTACCAGGATATGGGGGGGTATTTTGAGAATAAAATGGGGGGATAATTTCAATGACCATGCTTTGGTGATAAAAATGTATTGAGATACTAGTAAATACTAATAACATTAAGGGGGAATTTTATTATGAAAATCATGAATGCTGAGGAATTTGACAAACAAAATTGTTTTGGTAAAGGACAGGAGAACACATTTTTTGCACAGTATTTTGTTGGAGATTCTTTTTTAAATCCACTGACAATGCCAGGCGAGTATCCAATGTTTCTTGCGAATGTTACTTTTGAGCCAGGATGTCGCAATAATTGGCATATTCACCAGGCAACGAAAGGTGGAGGACAAATTCTGCTCTGTACTGCAGGAAGTGGATGGTATCAGGAAGACGGTAAAGAAGCAGTAAGTCTTGAACCTGGAACAGTTATCAAAATATCAGTTGGCGTTAAGCATTGGCATGGTGCGAAAGCTGATAGTTGGTTTAGCCATATTGCCATCGAAGTACCTGGTGAAGATTGTAAGAATGAATGGTGTGAGCCTGTAACGGATGAGGAATACAATAAATTGAAATAATCAAGGGAATGAATTTAAATTAGAAAGGAAACGAACTATGGCAGACGCAGATAAACTTTTTGAGACTGATCCTGAATTTATGGAACGCTTCGAAGCATTTGCTAATAATGAAGTAGTTAATGAGCCGGGACAGGAACTGGATAATGAAACGAGATTCATGTCAATCCTGGCAGCTTTAGTAGGCTGTCAGGGTTTGGATGAATATAAAGTAATGCTTTCCCAGGCGTTAGAGAAATATCTGACACCTGTAATGGCGAAGGAAATCGTCTATCAGGCTGTCGATTATCTTGGTATGGGGAGGGTTTATCCATTCCTCGTTGCTACGAACGAAATTATGATAGAAAGGGGTATAAAACTGCCATTGGAAGGTCAGGCTACGACGTCAATGGATGATCGTCTGGAAAAAGGTTCAGACGCACAAGTCGCTATTTTCGGTGAAGGTATGAAAGATTTTTGGAAAGGAGGTCACATCAATCGTTGGCTGGCAGCGAATTGTTTTGGTGATTACTATACTAGAACCGGACTGGATCTGAAACAGAGAGAATTGATTACTTTTTGTTTCTTGGCTGCACAAGGAGGATGTGAACCACAGTTGGCAAGCCATGTAGTTGGAAATATAAGGCTTGGCAATAACAAAGAGTTTTTGATAAAGGTAGTTTCACAGTGTTTGCCCTATATTGGTTATCCAAGAAGCCTAAATGCTCTTGGGTGCATTAATAAGGCAACAGAAAAATAACAATCGATAATAATGATATTGCATAGAATTGCAAAGAATGGAGAAAAAAATGAATTTAGATTTTATTTATAAAAACCCAACGACCATTTATTTTGGAAGAGATGCATTAAATAATTTAAGAACAGAATTAGGCAATTATGGTGATACCGTAATGTTAGCTTATGGTAAAGGTTCTATCAAAAATATGGGATTGTATGATCAGGTTGTTTCTATTCTAAAAGAGTGTGGGAAGAACATTGTGGAACTTACTGGGATCATGCCAAACCCCACATATGAAAAAGTAACGGAAGGTGCAAAGCTGGTCAGAGAAAATGATGTGGATTTAATTCTGGCAGTAGGTGGAGGTTCTGTTATTGACTGTGCCAAAGGAATCTCGGTATCAGCATATTGTGAAGGGGATCCGTGGACAAAATATTGGCTGCAGTTTCAGCCGGTTGATAACAAAATTGTACCGGTAGCCTCAATACTCACTCTCGCAGGAACAGGATCGGAAATGAATGGTGGTTCTGTTATTACGAATGATGATATGAAATTAAAAATGGGACGTGTCTTTCCGGCAGAAATGAATCCTAAGTTTTCGATCCTGAATCCGGAATATACATTTTCATTGCCAACATACCAACTGGTAAGCGGAATATTTGACATGATGTCTCACCTTATGGAGTCTTACTTTTCAGGGGAAGATGACGTAACCACCGATTATCTTATTGAAGGATTGCTTCGTTCCATTATTCATAGTGCTAAAATCGCAGTGAAAGATCCTAAAGATTATGAAGCAAGAAGCAACCTGATGTGGAGTTCTACCCTTGCCATGAATCCAATCATGGGATTGAGCAAGCCTCAAGACTGGCAAGTCCATATGATTGAACATCAGCTGGGAGCATATACAGATTGCGCTCATGGTATGGGGTTAGCTGCGGTTTCACTTCCATATTATCGTGCAATCTACAAAAATGGTCTGGATAAATTTGTTCGTTTTGCAACAC
This Desulfosporosinus orientis DSM 765 DNA region includes the following protein-coding sequences:
- a CDS encoding iron-containing alcohol dehydrogenase, encoding MNLDFIYKNPTTIYFGRDALNNLRTELGNYGDTVMLAYGKGSIKNMGLYDQVVSILKECGKNIVELTGIMPNPTYEKVTEGAKLVRENDVDLILAVGGGSVIDCAKGISVSAYCEGDPWTKYWLQFQPVDNKIVPVASILTLAGTGSEMNGGSVITNDDMKLKMGRVFPAEMNPKFSILNPEYTFSLPTYQLVSGIFDMMSHLMESYFSGEDDVTTDYLIEGLLRSIIHSAKIAVKDPKDYEARSNLMWSSTLAMNPIMGLSKPQDWQVHMIEHQLGAYTDCAHGMGLAAVSLPYYRAIYKNGLDKFVRFATQVWGIEERDKPKEEIALAGIDALEAFVKECGIVINLKELGATEEMLPLVANSTVILGGYKKLTHEEILDILKSAYAAE
- a CDS encoding NAD(P)H-dependent oxidoreductase, which translates into the protein MTVIGSNLFILGAQEAGHQTEKVFLRDKKVGYCTGCESCYSSHKCVQKDDMAEILGKILAFDVIVMATPVYFYTMDAQIKTLIDRTVPRYSEIIGKEFYFIVTAADTSKESMERTIDGFRGFTICLNGAQEKGVVYGVGAWRKGDIMGSPAMKEAYEMGKNV
- a CDS encoding cupin domain-containing protein — its product is MKIMNAEEFDKQNCFGKGQENTFFAQYFVGDSFLNPLTMPGEYPMFLANVTFEPGCRNNWHIHQATKGGGQILLCTAGSGWYQEDGKEAVSLEPGTVIKISVGVKHWHGAKADSWFSHIAIEVPGEDCKNEWCEPVTDEEYNKLK
- a CDS encoding efflux RND transporter permease subunit, with protein sequence MFISNLSIKRPVLSIVVVIALLAVGAVSYFGLAIEQYPETDTPVAAISITQPGASAESIETEITKKVEDTVGQISGVKHVSSTVSEGVSQTVVQFNNEKSTDEAAQEVKDKISSIRGFLPQDINEPVIQKFDFSSQPILSLVVTGPLSGRNMSQFVEDEIVKKLNTVKGVGSVTTYGEQDREIHIKLDKEKMTALNLTTSEILSSLQSDNIKASSGNLTNGDKDVSIQTDSKIKEVSDFLDVLVASHNGVEIRIKDIAQVEDGVKARSSIAYYNGSEAISIDIVKQSGQNTTQVAKDVKKEISQIQASLKNGVQIYIVDDNSLTIQDSVNEVQKTILEGCALAVIIVFLFLRNWGSTLISAVSLPTSIITTFAAMKVMGISLNTMSLMGLSLAVGLLVDDSIVVIENIMRHLNMGKSAIQAAKEGTAEIGLAVMATTFTIVAVFLPISLVTGMIGPYFKQFGMTVASSVLVSLFVSFTLVPMLSSKYLKRESEELKAPKGILQRFLLWFNHQFDKLSRVYSGILTVALRHRVKTMTIVFILFFASLGLFSAIGTTFVETTDNAKITIEAVPDSGTTLESAAKTAKQMESILKTYPEVKNLYTTITAGKINIVANVPERNKRTESLSSIGNRMRTRLQEVSGVSIALTTGLNQLSGKDIQLHFTGNDFNQLLNFSQNAEKIIKQIPGTVDVSMNYKAGKPEVKLEVDRDRAADLGVSPTVVASTLSTLFNGSVATHFETGQDRYDVKVLLQDEQRQDFDSLKGIYVPGTNGRAVPLDQVTKQVLTTSPTTIQRYDKAREIQLSANLVGIATTDFNKIFADKLANELKMPVGVSQTTAGSEEMMAESIVSLGTAFSMGILFIFLILAAQFESFMDPMAIIFSLPFAIIGAVLALFLSGSQFSMMAFIGVIMLMGLVTKNAILLIDFAKQKRAQGTERNTALLEAAATRLRPIIMTTLAMIFGMLPTALSTGTGAESRVPMAYTIIGGLISSTFLTLVAVPVIYTLLDDLKGFVKKIFTMEFFRGNRKKLET
- a CDS encoding carboxymuconolactone decarboxylase family protein, which translates into the protein MADADKLFETDPEFMERFEAFANNEVVNEPGQELDNETRFMSILAALVGCQGLDEYKVMLSQALEKYLTPVMAKEIVYQAVDYLGMGRVYPFLVATNEIMIERGIKLPLEGQATTSMDDRLEKGSDAQVAIFGEGMKDFWKGGHINRWLAANCFGDYYTRTGLDLKQRELITFCFLAAQGGCEPQLASHVVGNIRLGNNKEFLIKVVSQCLPYIGYPRSLNALGCINKATEK
- a CDS encoding efflux RND transporter periplasmic adaptor subunit, with translation MLSKQKLIPILVVAVLLIIGTAIVKDKDSGTIMAASPNKVSVKAYQVNFIEKNSTNTYKASLEATEEGTVSSKVSGKVIQVMFENGQVVSQGAPLVKLDDQDILNNIASSESKLKSLQINLEKNQLNLENAQRSYERTKYLFDQGAVPKVDLEAAETSLKSAQIDLESTKANINSAQIDLNNLKNSLDNTTITAPVSGVMDGKSVELGLFANVGATFGKVKNISPINAVIEVGQDDLSSVKVGQAAKVKVGTKEYDGAVKTIEASADPNARVFKCKIEVPNQEQSLKPGMYANVDIISNQKAEMLVVPTDALGGTPGNYSVFVNEDGIARKHAVSIGEIAEGYVEIKSGLSKGDNVIITNVNTLQDGDEVTVVKE
- a CDS encoding response regulator codes for the protein MNKRRILVVDDHLVVREGLKLIFETESNFEVVGEADNGDEALELAEQLKPDVILLDLKMPNVSGIDVIKALNEKNNSVPIIILTTINDDRSILEGLSLGAKGYLLKDTTREELIRTVESAIRGELLLQPEISKGLFKPKKELRQSNHSFNSAISERELFVLQAIARGCTSKEIALDMGIAERTVKAHLTNIYSKLKVDSRSQAVAVAIEQGIIHIQK